Proteins from one Neodiprion fabricii isolate iyNeoFabr1 chromosome 5, iyNeoFabr1.1, whole genome shotgun sequence genomic window:
- the LOC124183121 gene encoding glycerol-3-phosphate acyltransferase 3 isoform X4 has product MALLWSVVSVGFSLLLTPFLMFLLAVLFLASIGKSLGVRRLYVKLLLAIFEFGRQNIEKVRKSNRNWEPDESEDESGTSEDTGNDTTSANLPRNYKKYNAAEKKKNGVLGNSVIARSKDLIMVPEPEMNNKNHINHVNHSHSYRNTLEVNGNKESSLPREDSFEMLKREFDTSTCLDYIKAGVEAIIEDEVTSRFEAEELKVNWNLLTRTNRHYEFISWKLTVIWMFGFLMRYCFLLPLRILICFIGVMWLTACTAVVGYVPEGRFKRWLNHRVSIMCFSVLSSALSSVIHYHNTENRPLRGICVANHTSPIDVLVLMRDNSYSLIGQRHGGFLGILQRALARASPHIWFERSEVKDREAVTKRLKKHVSDPTNPPILIFPEGTCINNTSVMQFKKGSFEVGGVIYPVAIKYDPKFGDAFWNSSKYSMIQYLYMMMSSWAIVCDVWYLPPMYRQDGESAIDFANRVKAVIARQGGLVDLQWDGQLKRIKPKKAWREKQQEEFSKRIKFE; this is encoded by the exons ATGGCGTTACTGTGGTCGGTGGTGTCGGTCGGTTTCTCGCTGCTATTGACGCCGTTTTTGATGTTTCTACTGGCGGTGCTATTTTTGGCATCGATTGGAAAGTCACTAGGTGTCAGGAGACTTTACGTTAAATTGTTACTGGCAATTTTCGAG TTTGGAAGACAAAATATTGAGAAAGTCAGAAAAAGCAATAGAAATTGGGAACCTGATGAAAGTGAGGATGAAAGCGGAACCTCAGAAGATACTGGCAACGACACAACGTCTGCTAATCTTCccagaaattacaaaaaatacaatgcggcggagaagaaaaagaatggaGTACTTGGAAATTCGGTGATTGCCAGATCGAAAGACCTGATTATGGTTCCAGAACCAgaaatgaataacaaaaatcaCATCAATCACGTCAATCACAGTCATTCTTATCGAAATACGCTGGAAGTAAATGGTAACAAAGAG aGTAGTTTACCTAGAGAAGACTCATTCGAGATGTTGAAACGAGAATTTGACACATCGACCTGTTTGGATTATATCAAGGCCGGGGTCGAGGCCATTATTGAAGATGAAGTAACTTCCAGGTTCGAGGCCGAAGAACTTAAGGTG AATTGGAATCTCTTAACAAGAACCAATAGACACTACGAGTTCATATCTTGGAAGTTGACAGTCATATGGATGTTTGGCTTCCTGATGCGATACTGCTTCCTTCTCCCTTTAAGGATACTCATCTGTTTCATTGGG GTGATGTGGCTGACGGCGTGTACAGCAGTTGTGGGATATGTGCCAGAAGGTAGATTCAAAAGATGGCTGAACCATAGAGTATCGATAATGTGCTTCAGCGTACTATCCAGTGCGCTTTCCTCAGTTATCCACTACCACAACACTGAGAACCGGCCACTGAGGGGTATTTGTGTCGCCAATCACACATCACCTATTGACGTGCTTGTTCTCATGCGCGATAACTCTTATTCCTTG ATAGGTCAACGACACGGCGGGTTTTTAGGGATTCTTCAACGTGCCCTTGCTCGAGCTTCGCCTCATATTTGGTTTGAAAGATCAGAAGTTAAGGACAGAGAAGCTGTCACAAAAAG GTTAAAGAAGCATGTCTCAGATCCTACGAATCCACCGATATTGATATTTCCCGAAGGAACCTGTATTAATAACACTTCTGTAATGCAGTTCAAAAAAGGCAGCTTTGAAGTAGGAGGTGTAATATACCCTGTTGCCATAAAG TACGATCCAAAGTTTGGTGATGCTTTTTGGAACAGTAGCAAATATTCAATGATCCAGTATTTATACATGATGATGAGTAGCTGGGCGATAGTCTGTGATGTTTGGTACTTGCCACCCATGTACAGACAAGATGGAGAGAGTGCAATTGACTTTGCTAACAGAGTCAAGGCTGTAATCGCCAGGCAGGGCGGACTTGTCGATCTCCAGTG GGACGGTCAGCTGAAAAGAATAAAGCCAAAGAAAGCATGGAGGGAAAAGCAGCAAGAAGAATTtagtaaacgaataaaatttgaataa